From Actinosynnema mirum DSM 43827, a single genomic window includes:
- a CDS encoding FtsK/SpoIIIE domain-containing protein: MKWAVRHPGMVSVPTGLAAAAAEGVMTLGAPTAGALAGGVALGLAGWYRGHPASFDAVALPRLRAFRRRWLTYVGRRWADILTDCELITVNRRTDQVQVPRIVRVTAASPSIDTIMVRLNRGQTPTVFEERAEALAHALRAERVAVMRVRPQVIALVVERCNPFDSDPIPAIDIPHTSAEVDLSALELGDTEYGTPWTLPLVGNHLFGAGATGSGKSALLWDPLRAMAPMLRDGIVQVDMVDMKEGMETEIGAPLFHRRAIDFAESVEVIEGFRDEMKERQALLREQGARRFTPSVETPFRVLQIDEMGMMTGFGPSKEVRDVLRLLAEIMTQGRAPGFAVCGYVQEPTKDTVGVRDLFTQRVCLSVTTQGHVDMVLGEGMRLRGALADEIPLGDDYAGTGFVVRARSRTPQRVRAFYQSDDDIRDLVAFVTGDRPRLHAVA; encoded by the coding sequence ATGAAGTGGGCCGTCCGGCACCCCGGAATGGTGTCGGTGCCCACCGGCCTCGCCGCTGCCGCCGCCGAGGGCGTCATGACGCTGGGCGCTCCGACCGCGGGCGCGCTCGCCGGTGGCGTGGCCCTGGGCCTGGCCGGTTGGTACCGGGGCCACCCGGCCTCGTTCGACGCGGTGGCCCTGCCCCGGCTGCGGGCCTTCCGCCGCCGCTGGCTGACCTACGTCGGCCGCCGCTGGGCCGACATCCTCACCGACTGCGAGCTGATCACGGTCAACCGCCGCACCGACCAGGTCCAGGTGCCGCGCATCGTGCGCGTCACGGCCGCCTCGCCCTCGATCGACACGATCATGGTGCGGCTGAACCGGGGCCAGACCCCGACCGTGTTCGAGGAGCGCGCCGAAGCCCTGGCCCACGCGCTACGCGCCGAACGGGTCGCGGTCATGCGGGTGCGTCCGCAGGTCATCGCCCTGGTGGTCGAGCGCTGCAACCCCTTCGACTCCGACCCCATCCCCGCGATCGACATCCCGCACACCAGCGCCGAGGTCGACCTGTCGGCGCTGGAGCTGGGCGACACCGAGTACGGCACCCCCTGGACTTTGCCGCTGGTCGGCAATCACCTGTTCGGCGCTGGTGCCACTGGCTCGGGCAAGAGCGCCCTGCTGTGGGACCCGCTGCGCGCGATGGCCCCGATGCTGCGCGACGGCATCGTCCAGGTGGACATGGTCGACATGAAGGAGGGGATGGAGACCGAGATCGGCGCGCCCCTGTTCCACCGCCGCGCGATCGACTTCGCCGAATCGGTGGAGGTGATCGAGGGCTTCCGCGACGAGATGAAGGAGCGCCAGGCCCTCCTGCGGGAGCAGGGCGCGCGGCGCTTCACCCCCAGCGTGGAGACGCCGTTCCGGGTGTTGCAGATCGACGAGATGGGCATGATGACCGGCTTCGGCCCGTCCAAGGAGGTACGGGACGTGCTCCGGTTGCTCGCCGAGATCATGACCCAGGGGCGGGCGCCGGGCTTCGCGGTCTGCGGCTACGTCCAGGAACCCACCAAGGACACCGTGGGCGTGCGCGACCTGTTCACCCAGCGCGTGTGCCTGTCGGTCACCACGCAGGGTCACGTGGACATGGTCCTGGGCGAGGGGATGCGGCTGCGCGGCGCGCTGGCCGATGAGATCCCGCTGGGTGACGACTACGCCGGGACCGGCTTCGTCGTGCGCGCCCGCTCCCGCACCCCGCAGCGCGTGCGGGCCTTCTACCAGTCCGACGACGACATCCGCGACCTGGTCGCCTTCGTGACCGGCGACCGGCCCCGGCTGCACGCCGTTGCCTGA